From one Anoplolepis gracilipes chromosome 10, ASM4749672v1, whole genome shotgun sequence genomic stretch:
- the LOC140670309 gene encoding uncharacterized protein: MDIWQSRYYTIPRFYMTLAGLWPYHSIRDRYLHFVPIFTVCFLIFIPQLLYVCIAMTDIDDLFECIPTMLITIIFSFKLASLMANSKKVKTCLKTIEDDWSSLTTDNEKTLLQQQTTYGRYLTIFYAIFMQLTGFLYILKSIVMILIDDTSDPTKLAVTKLPFRVEYGRKIDQHFYLILIHNYLTVCSHVTATVATDTLYFTLVQHACGMFSVVGHSLERIGKDSDDNFELKPDKIKDINYSKVLNCLRKHLHVIKFAELIESTFANIFLVSISLNMIGGSICGIQVLINLNDAKDIIAPLAIYVAQLTHLFLQFWQAQFLLDYSVLPFESICKANWYYTSNRCRKLLLLIMNRTVLPCRITAGRVVTLSIESFGVVLKTSMSYFTMLHIEKELVAFSEATIKRLKRQEGEMAERRDIWQSRCYMIPRVYMSLIGIWPYHAFRDRCLLFVPMFTFSLTILVPQLLYLLITAANLDDVFSCTPSMWITIIFSFKLASLMINNKKLKTCLETIENDWSSLSTDMERTILQRHSAHGQYITTTYGVFMQFVGILLIFKSLIVILIEDTSEATITSLAAESKLPFRVEYGEKFGRYLYPMAIHCYLAVFAHISITIAVDTFYILLIRHACGMFAIVGNTLEHIGKDSDKNFDLKPDKITDSNYNKALDCLRKHLHVIQFAELIESTFSNIFLVSVCLNMIGGSMIGIQVILNLNDAKDIVEPLAIYIAQLIHLFLQFWPAQFLLDYSMVPYQSICRSNWYYTSRRCQKLLFLIMNRSVLPCKITAGKIVALSIESFGKVSKTTYAFITNFISTISYYKFIFFFLRR; the protein is encoded by the exons ATGGATATTTGGCAAAGTCGATATTACACGATTCCTAGATTCTACATGACCTTAGCAGGTTTATGGCCATATCATTCGATTCGCGATAGATATCTGCATTTTGTGCCGATATTTACGGTctgttttcttattttcatacCTCAg CTACTATACGTGTGCATCGCTATGACGGATATCGATGATCTCTTCGAATGTATTCCAACAATGttgattacaataatatttagttttaaattagcGAGCTTGATGGCAAATAGTAAGAAA gtaAAAACTTGTCTTAAAACGATAGAGGACGATTGGTCGTCGTTAACAACCGATAATGAGAAGACTCTTCTGCAACAACAGACTACGTACGGTCGTTATCTAACGATATTTTATGCAA TTTTTATGCAGCTAACAGGATTCCTCTACATACTCAAGTCGATCGTGATGATACTGATAGATGATACCTCAGACCCGACCAAACTGGCCGTAACGAAATTACCATTTCGCGTGGAATACGGTCGCAAGATAGATCAACATTTCTATCTGATACTGATCCATAACTATTTAACCGTATGCTCTCACGTGACCGCCACAGTCGCGACTGATACCTTGTACTTTACCTTGGTCCAGCATGCGTGCGGAATGTTTTCGGTCGTCGG ACATTCATTGGAACGTATTGGCAAAGATAGCGACGACAATTTCGAGCTAAAGCCCGATAAaatcaaagatattaattatagcaaGGTTCTGAACTGTTTACGCAAGCATCTGCACGTGATAAA ATTCGCGGAATTGATCGAGTCTACATtcgcaaatatatttctagtCAGCATTAGTCTAAATATGATTGGTGGCAGCATATGCGGTATACAG gtgttgataaatttaaacgaTGCAAAAGATATAATAGCACCTCTCGCTATTTATGTCGCTCAACTCACTCATCTATTTCTACAATTTTGGCAGGctcaatttttacttgattacAGCGTTCTTCCGTTCGAGTCAAT TTGTAAGGCGAATTGGTATTACACCTCCAACAGATGTAGAAAACTCCTACTTTTGATCATGAACAGAACGGTATTACCATGCAGAATAACTGCTGGCAGAGTGGTGACTTTATCCATCGAAAGCTTTGGCgtt GTTCTGAAAACATCCATGTCATATTTCACGATGCTAC ATATAGAGAAAGAATTAGTTGCTTTTAGCGAAGCCACGATCAAAAGACTGAAACGGCAAGAGGGAGAG ATGGCTGAGCGAAGAGACATTTGGCAAAGTCGCTGTTACATGATTCCCAGAGTGTATATGAGCTTGATAGGAATATGGCCCTATCATGCGTTTCGCGACAGATGCTTGCTCTTCGTGCCGATGTTTACATTCTCCCTCACCATCCTTGTACCCCAG CTATTATACCTGTTAATAACCGCGGCGAATCTTGACGATGTATTCTCGTGTACCCCGTCGATGTGGATCACCATAATATTTAGCTTCAAATTAGCGAGCTTGATGATAAACAACAAGAAA TTGAAGACTTGTCTTGAGACAATAGAGAACGATTGGTCGTCGTTGAGCACGGACATGGAAAGAACTATTCTACAACGACACAGTGCTCATGGCCAGTATATCACGACCACATACGGAG TCTTTATGCAGTTTGTGGGAATTCTTCTCATATTTAAATCGCTCATCGTGATACTGATAGAAGACACGTCGGAAGCGACGATAACTTCCCTGGCGGCGGAATCGAAGCTACCGTTTCGCGTGGAATACGGTGAAAAATTCGGCCGATACCTGTATCCGATGGCGATACACTGTTATCTAGCCGTATTCGCTCATATCAGTATCACAATCGCGGTCGATACCTTCTACATCCTTCTAATTCGGCACGCTTGCGGGATGTTCGCGATCGTCGG AAATACGCTGGAACATATCGGCAAGGATagcgataaaaattttgaccTGAAACCCGACAAGATCACGGATAGCAATTACAATAAAGCCCTGGACTGCTTGCGCAAGCATCTGCACGTGATACA ATTCGCGGAGCTGATCGAGTCCACATTCTCAAACATATTCCTGGTCAGCGTTTGTCTAAACATGATTGGTGGCAGCATGATTGGTATACag GTGATCTTAAATTTGAACGATGCGAAAGATATCGTAGAACCTCTCGCTATCTATATTGCTCAACTGATTCACCTCTTTCTACAGTTCTGGCCGGCTCAATTCTTGTTAGATTACAGTATGGTTCCTTACCAATCAAT TTGCAGGTCAAATTGGTATTATACTTCTAGAAGATGTCAAAAGCTTCTTTTCTTAATCATGAATAGAAGCGTGTTACCATGTAAAATAACTGCTGGCAAGATCGTGGCTCTCTCCATTGAAAGCTTTGGCAAGGTGAGCAAAACTACATATGCTTTTATTACCAACTTTATCTCTacaatatcttattataaatttatttttttttttttaagaagatAA